The following nucleotide sequence is from Paenibacillus andongensis.
TGTTCACGATGATGTGGCAGCAGTGGCAAAGAGGCCGATAAGCATCCCACACAGGTTGGGGGTTGTTTGTCGGCCTTTTCTGTCAAAGAGCAGTCAACACGTCTGGGTAGGAAAAAAGAAGGCGAAAAGCCTCACAAAAGGAGAGGGAAAGCATGGTTGATCGGAAAAGTTTCTTGCAAGTGGGGCACAAAGGGTCATTGTTTAGTTCATTCTTGTATTTTGACATGAGCTTCATGGTTTGGGTTCTTTTAGGGCCACTAGCGGTTATTCTCGCTAATGATTTTCATCTGAATGCGGCTGAAAAGGCGAATCTCGTTGCTTTGCCTACCTTAGGGGGAGCCGTACTTCGATTGGTGTTGGGTGTTCTAACAGATAAGATAGGCCCTAAGCTTACAGGACAAATTGGACTAACGTTAACTTTAGTACCTTTATTCTGGGGTTGGCAGTTTGCAAACACGATGGGGGATATGTACTTCGTTGCTCTGATGCTGGGTATTGCAGGAGCAAGTTTTGCGGCAGCATTACCACTTGCCAGCAGCTGGTACCCGCCGCAGTATCAAGGATTAGCGATGGGGATTGCAGGGGCAGGTAACAGTGGAACGATCTTCGCTACCTTATTTGCGAACCGAATTGCACAGCATTATGGAGATTGGCATGTTGTTTTCGGCATTGCAATGATTCCGATTGCGTTAACTTTAGTCATCTTTAGTGTACTGGCAAAGGATAGCCCGAATAAACCGGCTCCGAAAACAATAGCGGAATACGGCAAAGTATTGAAACAGAAAGATTCCTGGTTGTTCTGTATTTTATACAGTGTGACATTCGGCGGTTTCGTTGGAATGGCATCTTACTTAACCATTTTCTTTAATACGCAATATGGTTTATCGCCAGTTCGTGCTGCTGATTTTACGACCTTGTGTGTGATCGGGGGAAGCTTCTTCCGTCCCGTAGGCGGTTGGCTTGCTGATAAGATAGGCGGTATTCGAATGCTGATGGTCCTATACGGCGTTGTTGCCCTGATGATGGCCGGAATCTCCACACTCCCTGCTCTCTCCATGACAACGGTCATGCTCTTCATCGCCATGATGGCTTTTGGAATGGGGAATGGATCTGTGTTCCAACTTGTTCCGCAGCGCTTCAAGGCGGAAATCGGTGTTATGACTGGAATCGTTGGAGCAGCGGGTGGTTTAGGCGGATATTTCTTACCCAAGATTCTCGGTAACTTGAAACTAACGACAGGTTCTTTTACGCCAGGGTTCCTAATCTTAAGCGCAATTGCGATTACATGTCTCTTGTTGATCGCCATTGTGCAAGGTCAATGGAAACGTACTTGGATCGGTGAAGGCGGCAAAGTGAAGGTAGCTCCTGCCTCTATGGATAGTTTGCATGCTTAAGTAACAGGTTCAAGCCGCTGGTCGCATGATCAGCGGCATATAAGTAAAGCCTTTGCTCATGCAGCTTGAGTGTCCAGGCTGCATGGGCAAAGACGTTTACGACTTACCGTCTTTGGTAGTTCGGTTGAACTACTCAAGCTCCATATCCCAATTTTGTCATTTGGGAGCGTGAGCTCCTGAATGGCCTTTTTTCAAAAAAACGAACTTTTTCAATAGTAAATGGATGGAAGGATGATCACAATGACAGTCAAGAAAGAGAAGTTGGTCCTGGTCGGAAACGGAATGGCGGGCGTTAACGCTGTTGAACATTTACTTAAACTGACACCTGATAAATATGAGGTTACGATTTTTGGCAGTGAACCACATCCGAACTATAACCGAATCTTGTTGTCCTACGTATTAGCAGGAGATTCCAAAGTAGAGGATATCGTCA
It contains:
- a CDS encoding nitrate/nitrite transporter; the encoded protein is MVDRKSFLQVGHKGSLFSSFLYFDMSFMVWVLLGPLAVILANDFHLNAAEKANLVALPTLGGAVLRLVLGVLTDKIGPKLTGQIGLTLTLVPLFWGWQFANTMGDMYFVALMLGIAGASFAAALPLASSWYPPQYQGLAMGIAGAGNSGTIFATLFANRIAQHYGDWHVVFGIAMIPIALTLVIFSVLAKDSPNKPAPKTIAEYGKVLKQKDSWLFCILYSVTFGGFVGMASYLTIFFNTQYGLSPVRAADFTTLCVIGGSFFRPVGGWLADKIGGIRMLMVLYGVVALMMAGISTLPALSMTTVMLFIAMMAFGMGNGSVFQLVPQRFKAEIGVMTGIVGAAGGLGGYFLPKILGNLKLTTGSFTPGFLILSAIAITCLLLIAIVQGQWKRTWIGEGGKVKVAPASMDSLHA